A section of the Carya illinoinensis cultivar Pawnee chromosome 12, C.illinoinensisPawnee_v1, whole genome shotgun sequence genome encodes:
- the LOC122289149 gene encoding probable LRR receptor-like serine/threonine-protein kinase At3g47570 yields MAHSSSSFCMQYFLFLCCFVSLITFVVGAGNETDRLTLLDFKAKITHDPIGFLSSWNDSIHFCSWQGVTCGRKHHDRVTKVDVQSQNLGGSISPQVGNLSFLRALILLNNSFIHIIPPELGRLRRLQILDLSNNSISGQIPRNISYCTNLFYFEVYYNKLFGEIPAELTTLPKLQVLSLDNNNLTGSMPPSFGNLSSLKILNVIYNNLGGSIPKSFSQLTKLIRFSLGSNRFAGTVPPSIFNLSSIKIFEVGDNKLHGSLPWDMGITLPNLQEFSIFGNQFSGSIPVSIANASYLYDLYMYSNKLTGKVPSVGMLYRLEIFSIHSNLFGHGGGNGLSFLCSLTNATDLKALSIGHNNLYGALPNCISNFSTTLTVFGIGDNRISGSIPKGLGNLINLETLGIQLNTISGNIPTEISYLGRLRILDLFANNLSGNIPPSLGNLTLLIKLYSAMNNLHGAIPPSFAKFQNLVELDLSTNKLNGVIPPQVMGLISFSLIYVDLSANQFIGILPKEIGNSKNLESLDISENKLIGEIPASLGGCVKLEVLRMRKNFFQGPIPSSLESLRGIELLDLSNNNLSGEIPKFLERLNFLQQLDLSYNHFEGGVPIQGVFSNASATSVKGNAELCGGIIEFQLPKCKFKKSQKGQKLTLTLKLIISLLAALLGITLVLLCLLFSLRKKRKENPSRNSENSLLNVSYQSLLKATNGFSSANLIGLGGFGSVYKGILDQDSRTIAVKVLNLLHHGASKSFIAECEALRNIRHRNLVKVLSACSSVDFQGHDFKALVYEFMVNGNLDEWLHPNPKTNDDEALEKPQSLSLLQRLNISIDVANALEYLHHHCDKPIIHCDLKPGNVLLDEEMTAHVGDFGLARFLIERTQDCSTDQSSSIGVRGTVGYAPPEYGMGNEVSTYGDVYSYGILLLEMFTGKRPTDDMFKDSFMLHEFVKAALPERLVDVIDPILLSEREDQYGETRTNETPNYQSQITISSKIREGLSLILGIGVACSMEFPMERMNIKDVLKELHLIREKTSSN; encoded by the exons ATGGCGCATTCATCATCTTCATTCTGCATGCAGTATTTTTTGTTCCTCTGTTGCTTTGTCTCGTTGATCACCTTTGTGGTTGGCGCAGGGAATGAGACTGACAGGTTGACCTTGCTGGACTTCAAGGCCAAGATAACTCATGACCCAATTGGTTTTCTGAGCTCCTGGAATGATAGCATCCATTTCTGCAGCTGGCAAGGTGTTACTTGTGGTCGAAAACATCATGACAGGGTCACAAAAGTGGACGTGCAATCCCAAAACCTGGGCGGCTCCATATCCCCACAAGTAGGAAACTTGAGTTTTCTTAGGGCACTAATCCTCTTAAACAACAGCTTTATTCATATAATCCCTCCAGAGCTTGGGCGTCTGCGCAGACTGCAAATCTTGGATTTAAGCAACAACAGTATCAGTGGCCAAATTCCAAGGAATATATCTTATTGCACCAATCTCTTCTACTTCGAAGTTTATTATAATAAACTATTTGGAGAAATCCCAGCAGAGCTTACCACCTTGCCCAAGCTCCAAGTATTGTCTCTTGACAATAATAACCTAACAGGAAGTATGCCACCTTCTTTTGGAAACTTATCTTCTCTCAAAATATTGAATGTTATTTATAATAACTTGGGGGGGAGTATTCCTAAATCTTTTAGCCAGCTTACGAAACTTATACGTTTTAGTTTGGGTTCAAATAGATTTGCTGGTACAGTTCCTCCATCAATCTTTAATCTCTCTTCTATCAAAATCTTTGAAGTAGGAGACAACAAATTACATGGGAGTCTTCCTTGGGACATGGGCATCACCTTACCCAATCTTCAAGAATTTTCCATTTTTGGAAATCAGTTTTCTGGATCTATTCCTGTTTCAATAGCTAACGCTTCATATCTATATGACCTGTATATGTACTCCAATAAACTCACTGGAAAAGTTCCCTCTGTAGGAATGTTGTACAGACTTGAAATATTTTCCATTCACTCCAATCTCTTTGGACATGGTGGAGGAAATGGCTTGAGTTTTCTTTGCTCTCTCACTAATGCCACAGATCTCAAGGCATTGTCTATAGGTCATAATAACCTTTACGGTGCGTTACCTAATTGCATTAGCAACTTCTCGACTACTCTTACTGTATTTGGTATAGGAGACAATAGAATATCCGGAAGCATTCCAAAAGGCTTAGGAAATCTCATCAACTTGGAGACGCTGGGGATTCAACTGAACACAATATCAGGTAATATTCCCACTGAGATCAGCTATCTTGGGAGGCTAAGAATTTTGGATTTATTTGCAAACAACCTCTCAGGGAACATTCCACCCTCTCTAGGAAACTTAACACTATTGATAAAGTTGTATTCAGCAATGAATAATCTTCATGGAGCAATCCCTCCAAGCTTTGCTAAGTTCCAAAATTTGGTGGAATTGGATCTTTCTACGAATAAGCTCAATGGTGTTATTCCTCCACAAGTCATGGGTCTAATCTCATTCTCACTAATTTATGTGGACTTGTCTGCAAATCAATTTATTGGTATCCTCCCCAAGGAAATAGGAAACTCGAAAAATCTAGAAAGTTTAGATATTTCTGAAAATAAGTTAATTGGTGAAATCCCAGCAAGTCTTGGCGGCTGTGTAAAACTTGAAGTTCTTCGCATGAGAAAAAACTTCTTCCAAGGACCCATACCTTCATCATTGGAATCATTAAGAGGTATTGAACTTTTAGATCTTTCTAACAACAATTTGTCTGGAGAAATTCCAAAATTTTTGGAACGTCTCAATTTCTTGCAGCAATTGGATCTATCTTACAACCATTTTGAGGGTGGGGTACCAATACAAGGAGTTTTCAGCAATGCGAGTGCAACTTCAGTTAAGGGAAATGCTGAGCTCTGTGGTGGGATAATAGAGTTTCAGCTTcctaaatgtaaattcaaaaaATCCCAGAAGGGGCAAAAGCTGACCCTTACCTTGAAGTTGATCATCTCTCTACTTGCCGCACTTCTTGGAATCACTTTGGTTTTGTTGTGTCTACTTTTTTCTctaagaaagaagagaaaagaaaaccctTCAAGAAACTCAGAAAATTCTCTTCTGAATGTATCTTACCAAAGTCTCCTAAAAGCGACAAACGGGTTCTCCTCGGCTAATTTAATTGGTCTTGGTGGCTTTGGGTCTGTGTATAAAGGAATTCTTGATCAGGATTCACGTACAATTGCTGTCAAGGTCCTCAACCTCTTGCACCATGGAGCTTCTAAGAGTTTCATTGCTGAATGCGAAGCCTTAAGAAATATCAGACATCGGAATCTTGTAAAAGTACTTTCAGCTTGTTCAAGTGTTGACTTTCAAGGTCATGATTTCAAGGCTTTGGTGTATGAATTCATGGTAAATGGCAATCTAGATGAGTGGTTGCatccaaatccaaaaacaaatgatGATGAGGCTCTAGAGAAACCACAGAGTTTGAGTCTTCTTCAAAGGTTGAATATTTCCATTGATGTTGCTAATGCATTGGAATATCTTCATCATCATTGCGATAAACCGATTATTCACTGCGATCTTAAGCCAGGAAATGTTCTTCTCGATGAAGAAATGACTGCACATGTTGGTGACTTCGGCTTAGCGAGATTTCTTATTGAGCGCACACAAGATTGTTCAACTGATCAATCAAGCTCCATTGGAGTAAGAGGAACAGTGGGTTATGCTCCTCCag AATATGGTATGGGAAATGAGGTATCAACATATGGTGATGTATACAGTTATGGCATACTCTTGCTAGAGATGTTCACAGGAAAAAGGCCGACTGATGACATGTTCAAGGACAGCTTTATGCTACATGAATTTGTCAAAGCAGCTTTGCCTGAACGACTAGTTGATGTTATCGATCCTATTCTTCTTTCGGAAAGAGAAGATCAATATGGAGAGACAAGAACGAATGAAACTCCCAATTATCAGAGTCAAATTACAATTAGTTCCAAAATCAGAGAAGGCTTGAGTTTGATACTTGGAATTGGAGTAGCTTGTTCCATGGAATTTCCAATGGAAAGGATGAACATCAAGGATGTCTTGAAAGAGTTGCATTTGATTCGAGAAAAAACTTCTTCGAATTAG